A region from the Mesotoga sp. Brook.08.105.5.1 genome encodes:
- a CDS encoding FMN-binding protein, giving the protein MKYTISVSIFLALAMVIIGVVFNWQVNRPEKISQINSQPFGNLEDGVYVGREGYVGLEVEILDGRIIEIRIVQNRSDRYARSAEALTERIVEAQSLDVDVITGATATSESIVAAVKAAIGEIED; this is encoded by the coding sequence ATGAAATACACGATTAGCGTTTCGATTTTCTTGGCTCTCGCTATGGTGATAATCGGAGTAGTATTTAACTGGCAAGTCAATAGGCCTGAGAAGATTTCACAGATCAATTCACAACCATTTGGCAATCTGGAAGATGGAGTGTATGTTGGAAGAGAAGGTTACGTTGGACTTGAGGTTGAAATACTGGATGGGAGGATAATTGAGATAAGAATTGTTCAGAATCGTTCAGATAGGTATGCTAGAAGTGCAGAAGCCTTAACCGAAAGAATTGTTGAAGCTCAGAGTCTCGATGTAGATGTGATTACCGGAGCCACAGCAACAAGTGAGTCAATTGTTGCAGCGGTAAAGGCGGCAATAGGCGAAATCGAAGATTAG
- a CDS encoding DUF1175 family protein codes for MKRISLVYFVLALLITTFLSATYLSFRGSFERIVVNRNGIRRGDAFTVKVPDSLFGRPSLTYVRGATLESLSADRGYTQYSFVADDSDAVVVISFQGLFKARKTVSLEFEDFIDINSDGFPDNLVLDLEDTENFRTWFVNISAYQVIEFSSRWSSQERDCSGLIRFAAREALKRHDEQWFLDSGIDKELWYEKTGIDLQAVPDVKKYNYPDIPILKNRIFISNTGEFTYFADAYNLIRSSMVFKGRDLSVARPGDILFFHHPSPSTFHSMIYTGDGLIYHTGPLSESDSGVLKLWRIDDYLRTMPYQWLPIYNNENYLGVYSFKFLPRK; via the coding sequence TTGAAAAGAATCAGTCTTGTGTATTTCGTTCTGGCTCTCTTGATAACTACTTTCCTATCTGCGACATATTTGAGTTTTAGAGGTAGTTTTGAACGGATAGTTGTTAATAGAAACGGTATTAGACGTGGCGACGCTTTCACAGTTAAGGTTCCTGATTCGCTTTTCGGAAGGCCTTCCTTAACATACGTGAGAGGAGCAACCCTGGAAAGCTTGTCAGCCGATCGAGGGTATACTCAATACTCTTTCGTTGCTGACGATAGCGACGCGGTAGTTGTTATTTCGTTTCAAGGACTATTCAAAGCACGTAAGACTGTCTCTCTAGAGTTCGAGGATTTCATCGATATCAATTCAGATGGCTTCCCCGACAATCTAGTGCTTGATTTGGAAGATACAGAGAACTTCAGAACTTGGTTTGTGAATATTTCAGCTTATCAGGTTATTGAGTTTTCCAGCAGGTGGAGCTCTCAAGAGAGGGATTGCAGCGGGCTAATAAGATTCGCAGCTAGAGAGGCTCTCAAAAGGCATGATGAACAGTGGTTTCTTGATTCGGGTATTGACAAAGAGCTTTGGTACGAAAAGACAGGAATAGACTTGCAAGCGGTACCTGACGTTAAGAAGTACAACTACCCGGATATACCAATTCTGAAGAATAGAATCTTCATAAGTAACACCGGAGAATTCACTTATTTTGCCGATGCTTACAACCTGATTCGTAGTAGTATGGTATTTAAGGGCAGAGATCTCAGCGTTGCAAGACCTGGAGATATACTCTTTTTTCACCACCCCTCTCCATCAACTTTTCACTCGATGATATACACTGGCGATGGGTTGATCTATCATACCGGACCTCTTTCCGAAAGTGATTCAGGTGTTCTGAAGCTCTGGAGAATAGATGATTATTTACGAACGATGCCTTATCAATGGTTGCCAATATACAACAACGAAAACTATCTCGGGGTATATTCCTTCAAGTTTCTACCCCGCAAGTGA
- a CDS encoding MG2 domain-containing protein, with protein sequence MRRTLVFLIILLFTGLTALAFQIQQYGYELRSSFVELYSMDYLPTIYTDGKDSYIDIKIYDLDEQDLTGAITIGDVGISGDPLYAFRQTVKEKQRIYLPEKALMGLRLIVVSSQSGSAKLMTSYRMVGAQLLAYEDGAMMRLWKKEDSSFIDSFSLYRLIDGELLGRTENGVFVFDYLPTTGDAILVQSANGSILWRPGEYDYYFSSRNISLIFTDRPAYKAGEVVNFRAFIREITSSGYQIPRTNSVEVEIVDPLNRSVFTEELSPDNLGSVSGTFRTYSEITRGSYRIIIRWEGNEDYYYFQIADYKKPTFFTTAESASKAFRKGEAVTINVLSEYYFGDPVSLGKVDYTIYKGSQYIDNGSARLDGLGKAVIGYSEELESGSYYAVITVSDDTGMQSRSTVDFKVVQGTFDFNVDYRFTDKEALVKIETRLNNDTLVSKAFEMKAWYEEPVILMDEGKQVEKKLKINIFREELSTDSGGRAEILISLRDVPPDTVVYFEANGAPSNEPEVVNRYSVYTSGYYDYYGSILVDSVESAAPGSKARVSFYTSSPMDLWVIGDFSGEFKQFPFSSTEGKNTIEIEIPENYGYENFMLFIVGYKNYQIIQSRVIEVEIASRDLSINVLTQDRYEPGDTVNMKLQVLDDEGNPAVVGLTVSVVSQAMLSLFEGDSDRWKESLGSPFNRGFNTVSINDLYYSAYPSIAKLGDLLESQPPAAESKVIGGATFGMGDRGGNGESLTSDVRARKLFSDSAFWSVGTFTDESGFAELSFVVPEDLDTWTVRTLAADFSGDFSYEKSSFETWKPMTVSSFLPEFLIAGDTVNLVFSVKNNLDTRMPVITGFYVDDEVIEEKGATIDAFGSLSFSYEMVLRDLLPSEKDESLRVKFVVEGSRGSDGVEYEIPLKPRYSYIRFGDLDFLEGNRVIEFMEDSIGSVTISSTIDPILLEAIRYLVDYPYGCVEQTMSRLLPALAASQLLAGADESFADKVSVVVGDGLERLFGYQHYDGGWGWWKDDQSTPFMTSYVMLGLYLATENGYDINRDVIAMGYSALKSLNRDKPDPFLQYVITLFSRKLRDPISSIVDYKNDVASIVLTALTYETLNMDAKAVAFFEEAMEYVDLGASDVISGSSFNYFFDDTVTLSFLLKAAVDLDVPSATVAEISKRLLKMGNGSYWYRTSSTAMAILSLSSVSSSLSKDAEVEVVFEDGDVVFEGGLEDSITIPITGKTIVIESSEMVAVSINGETAVRSEEIKAENAGLIVERVLRRKVAVPMDDTHVLTTPQIDSPAVVTSIRTLSADEVGSLEISASKTIEGMVVAIVDGELKLSNFGLGLKIYEGDVLGISNGEIIVRSVEYSYYNDATMELFAVKLGEPGPIRVGETIVSEVRIRIPDTVPYVVVEDMLPSTGISVEENIEGDTLGYTKFYYFDYYWWGYTFKDSRYDRIAFFFNDGGEFVTKSSWRILTRGEFIIPPVQAWAMYDADYRANTESVMLNVE encoded by the coding sequence ATGAGAAGAACCTTGGTGTTTCTTATTATTCTGTTATTCACAGGTTTAACGGCACTTGCTTTTCAGATTCAGCAGTATGGTTATGAGCTTAGATCATCTTTCGTAGAGTTGTACTCTATGGACTATCTACCTACAATATACACAGACGGCAAGGATAGTTACATCGATATCAAGATTTATGATTTGGACGAGCAGGATCTTACTGGGGCGATCACCATCGGGGATGTCGGAATCTCCGGCGATCCACTCTACGCTTTCAGGCAGACAGTAAAGGAGAAACAAAGGATATACTTGCCCGAGAAAGCTCTAATGGGCCTGAGACTGATTGTTGTTTCGTCGCAGTCAGGAAGTGCCAAATTGATGACAAGCTATCGTATGGTTGGAGCTCAGCTGCTTGCTTATGAAGATGGAGCGATGATGAGACTCTGGAAAAAGGAAGATTCCAGCTTCATTGATAGCTTCTCCCTTTACAGACTCATAGACGGGGAGTTATTGGGACGGACAGAAAATGGAGTGTTCGTTTTTGACTATCTTCCCACGACAGGAGATGCAATACTTGTTCAGTCTGCCAATGGATCGATCCTGTGGAGGCCGGGCGAGTATGATTACTATTTCTCGTCTCGAAACATCTCTCTGATATTTACTGATCGACCGGCATACAAAGCCGGTGAAGTTGTTAATTTCAGAGCTTTCATAAGGGAGATAACATCTTCGGGCTATCAAATACCTAGAACTAATTCTGTAGAAGTTGAAATAGTAGATCCATTAAACAGGAGCGTCTTCACTGAAGAGTTGAGCCCGGATAACCTTGGCTCTGTTAGTGGTACGTTCCGAACATACTCCGAAATCACCAGGGGATCCTACAGGATTATCATCCGGTGGGAAGGAAACGAGGACTACTATTACTTCCAGATTGCCGACTACAAAAAGCCTACGTTCTTCACAACAGCGGAATCTGCATCAAAGGCATTCAGAAAGGGAGAGGCAGTTACAATCAACGTTTTGTCCGAGTACTACTTCGGAGATCCCGTCTCGCTTGGCAAAGTAGACTACACGATATACAAGGGCAGTCAGTATATTGACAATGGATCTGCGAGACTTGATGGCCTGGGTAAAGCGGTGATTGGCTACTCTGAAGAGCTTGAGAGCGGTTCATACTACGCGGTTATTACTGTCTCAGACGATACCGGTATGCAGTCACGAAGTACGGTTGACTTCAAGGTAGTACAGGGAACATTCGATTTCAATGTTGACTACAGATTCACCGATAAAGAAGCACTCGTGAAAATCGAAACAAGATTGAACAACGATACTCTTGTTTCCAAGGCATTTGAGATGAAGGCGTGGTATGAAGAACCTGTAATTCTAATGGACGAAGGAAAACAGGTTGAGAAGAAGCTTAAGATCAACATTTTCAGGGAAGAACTTTCCACTGACAGTGGTGGAAGGGCAGAGATTCTGATCAGTCTTAGGGACGTCCCGCCGGATACGGTTGTGTATTTCGAGGCCAACGGGGCCCCTTCAAATGAACCGGAAGTGGTTAACAGATATTCAGTCTATACTAGTGGGTACTATGACTACTACGGGTCTATTCTGGTGGATTCAGTTGAGTCTGCTGCTCCTGGCTCCAAGGCAAGAGTATCATTCTATACATCATCTCCAATGGATCTTTGGGTCATTGGTGATTTTTCGGGTGAATTCAAGCAGTTTCCTTTCAGTTCTACGGAGGGCAAGAACACTATCGAAATAGAGATCCCCGAGAACTATGGTTACGAGAACTTCATGCTCTTTATCGTTGGATATAAGAACTATCAGATTATTCAGTCAAGAGTCATCGAAGTTGAGATTGCTTCAAGAGACCTTTCAATCAATGTGCTTACTCAGGATAGATATGAACCTGGCGATACCGTCAATATGAAGCTGCAGGTCCTCGATGATGAAGGGAATCCCGCCGTTGTAGGACTGACGGTTTCAGTAGTATCTCAGGCAATGCTTTCTCTCTTTGAAGGCGATTCCGATCGGTGGAAGGAATCACTGGGCAGTCCCTTCAACAGGGGTTTCAACACTGTAAGTATAAACGACCTGTATTATTCTGCCTACCCGTCAATAGCCAAGCTAGGAGATCTACTGGAATCTCAACCACCCGCGGCCGAATCTAAGGTAATTGGTGGTGCTACTTTCGGGATGGGCGATCGTGGTGGAAATGGCGAAAGCTTGACTTCGGACGTGAGAGCCAGGAAACTTTTCAGCGACAGCGCCTTCTGGTCTGTTGGAACTTTCACCGATGAGAGCGGCTTTGCGGAACTGTCGTTTGTTGTACCGGAAGATCTCGATACATGGACTGTCAGAACTCTTGCGGCCGACTTTTCGGGAGATTTCAGCTACGAGAAGTCTAGTTTCGAGACTTGGAAGCCCATGACCGTTAGCAGTTTCCTTCCGGAGTTTCTGATCGCTGGCGATACAGTGAATCTAGTCTTTTCCGTGAAGAATAATCTTGACACTCGTATGCCTGTCATCACCGGTTTCTATGTTGATGATGAAGTCATTGAAGAGAAGGGAGCAACTATTGACGCCTTCGGAAGTCTTTCCTTCAGCTATGAGATGGTTCTAAGAGATCTCTTGCCTTCGGAGAAGGATGAGAGTCTCAGAGTTAAGTTTGTTGTTGAAGGAAGTCGCGGCTCCGACGGTGTTGAATACGAAATTCCTTTGAAGCCAAGGTACTCATATATCCGATTTGGCGACCTTGACTTTCTTGAAGGGAATAGAGTAATTGAATTTATGGAAGACTCAATTGGTAGTGTTACCATCTCTTCCACAATTGATCCAATTCTTCTTGAAGCAATAAGGTATCTGGTAGATTATCCCTATGGCTGTGTGGAACAGACAATGAGTAGGCTTCTTCCAGCATTGGCGGCTTCTCAACTACTTGCAGGTGCCGATGAGTCTTTTGCAGACAAAGTCTCGGTTGTAGTTGGCGATGGTCTTGAACGCCTCTTTGGCTATCAGCACTACGACGGAGGTTGGGGTTGGTGGAAAGATGACCAGAGCACTCCATTCATGACGTCTTACGTGATGTTAGGTCTATATCTTGCCACAGAAAACGGTTACGATATAAATAGGGATGTAATCGCGATGGGGTACTCGGCATTGAAGAGTCTTAACAGAGACAAGCCGGATCCTTTCCTTCAGTATGTCATTACACTGTTCAGCAGGAAACTGCGAGACCCGATAAGCTCAATCGTAGATTATAAGAATGATGTTGCCTCGATCGTTTTGACCGCGCTGACATACGAGACTCTAAACATGGACGCCAAGGCGGTTGCATTTTTTGAGGAGGCCATGGAGTATGTCGACCTAGGCGCATCTGACGTTATCTCGGGTAGCAGTTTCAACTATTTCTTTGACGATACGGTTACTCTCTCTTTCCTTCTGAAAGCTGCGGTAGATCTAGATGTACCTTCCGCAACAGTTGCAGAAATTTCCAAAAGACTCCTGAAGATGGGAAACGGCAGTTATTGGTATAGAACATCATCGACCGCTATGGCTATTCTCTCGCTTTCATCAGTTAGCAGCTCGCTTTCAAAGGATGCGGAAGTTGAAGTGGTTTTTGAAGACGGGGATGTAGTCTTCGAAGGCGGGTTGGAGGATTCAATAACAATACCGATTACCGGAAAGACAATTGTTATTGAAAGCTCTGAAATGGTAGCGGTATCGATTAACGGCGAAACGGCAGTTAGGTCAGAGGAAATCAAAGCTGAAAACGCGGGTCTGATTGTCGAAAGGGTTCTGAGAAGAAAGGTAGCCGTGCCTATGGATGATACTCACGTTCTCACCACACCTCAGATAGACTCGCCCGCCGTAGTTACTTCGATCAGGACGCTGTCGGCTGACGAAGTAGGTTCTCTTGAAATAAGTGCCTCCAAGACTATTGAAGGGATGGTTGTTGCGATAGTAGACGGTGAGCTGAAGCTTTCAAACTTTGGACTCGGTCTCAAGATCTACGAAGGCGATGTTCTCGGTATTAGCAATGGCGAGATAATCGTCAGGTCGGTTGAATACAGTTACTACAATGACGCCACGATGGAGCTTTTCGCTGTTAAGCTTGGTGAACCCGGCCCGATAAGAGTCGGGGAGACGATAGTCTCCGAAGTGAGAATAAGGATTCCCGATACAGTTCCCTATGTTGTGGTCGAAGATATGTTGCCCTCCACAGGAATCTCCGTTGAGGAGAACATTGAGGGTGACACACTCGGATACACAAAATTCTACTATTTTGACTACTACTGGTGGGGATACACCTTCAAGGATTCAAGATACGACCGCATAGCCTTCTTCTTCAATGACGGAGGAGAGTTCGTGACGAAAAGCAGCTGGAGAATTCTCACCAGAGGGGAATTCATTATTCCTCCTGTACAGGCATGGGCAATGTACGATGCAGACTATCGGGCAAACACAGAATCGGTAATGCTGAACGTTGAATGA
- a CDS encoding DUF4440 domain-containing protein: MIRRRAFFATVVMIISMILTSGCVGYILARPDSLIARLEREINRGREDRILELYAEEIWIATSGSPLGRTLPKDTVASFYADFFELYDGISYTVEVERVERDSREATMTVFFTLDYSSGEEKYSKSGESTIFLTGIDSQWKISGEFNNPIISFFEPASM; this comes from the coding sequence ATGATAAGGAGAAGAGCCTTTTTTGCTACAGTGGTGATGATTATCTCTATGATTCTCACTTCTGGTTGCGTTGGATATATACTGGCAAGACCCGACAGCTTGATTGCGAGGCTGGAGCGTGAGATCAACAGGGGCAGGGAAGACAGAATTCTTGAGCTCTACGCAGAAGAGATTTGGATCGCCACTTCGGGAAGTCCATTAGGAAGAACGCTTCCAAAAGACACCGTTGCCTCCTTCTATGCGGACTTCTTCGAACTCTACGATGGCATTAGTTACACTGTTGAAGTAGAAAGAGTTGAAAGAGACTCCCGAGAAGCAACAATGACTGTGTTCTTCACTCTCGACTATTCATCTGGGGAAGAGAAGTATTCAAAGAGCGGCGAGAGTACGATCTTCTTGACGGGAATTGATAGTCAATGGAAGATTTCCGGAGAATTCAACAATCCGATTATCAGTTTCTTTGAGCCTGCTAGTATGTAA